In Thiovibrio frasassiensis, one DNA window encodes the following:
- a CDS encoding DUF4145 domain-containing protein: protein MGWGGEYNIGSFKFHCGFCGSIVASDRGFQDNQAIKRIFLCPHCDKPSFFDGFGSQVPGVAPGNNIGHLPSELETLYNEARQCVSVTAYTASVLACRKLLMHIGVEQKADQGKNFIYYVEYLANNGFVPPNGKGWVDHIRKKGNEATHEIVLMKKEDAEELISFAEMLLKFIYEFPARIPTV, encoded by the coding sequence ATGGGCTGGGGTGGCGAATACAACATTGGATCGTTTAAATTCCATTGCGGTTTCTGTGGAAGCATCGTTGCTTCTGACAGAGGGTTCCAAGATAATCAAGCTATAAAAAGGATATTTCTCTGCCCTCATTGTGACAAACCGTCTTTCTTCGATGGATTTGGTTCTCAAGTTCCTGGTGTTGCACCTGGCAATAATATTGGGCATCTTCCTTCGGAGTTGGAAACCCTTTATAACGAGGCAAGGCAGTGTGTTTCTGTAACGGCCTATACCGCTTCGGTTTTAGCCTGTCGAAAATTGCTCATGCATATAGGAGTCGAGCAGAAAGCGGATCAAGGGAAGAACTTTATATATTACGTGGAATATCTAGCCAACAATGGTTTTGTCCCTCCAAATGGAAAAGGTTGGGTAGACCACATTCGAAAGAAAGGGAATGAGGCCACGCACGAAATCGTTCTTATGAAAAAAGAAGATGCTGAGGAACTAATTTCTTTTGCTGAAATGCTCTTGAAATTTATTTATGAATTTCCTGCTCGCATTCCGACCGTATAG
- a CDS encoding NAD(P)H-dependent glycerol-3-phosphate dehydrogenase: MTPPENIAVIGAGSWGTALAKLLGDKGFSVDLWAHRPDHVAGLLRDRENTAYLPGFPLPATVHPTADLPQAVSGKAVVVMVVPSHVYREVFTLLAPHLSSNAAIISATKGVENETLLTMNQVMVEVLGKENPGFKGQLGVLAGPSFAKEVAAGIPTAVTVAAPTMEGAKFFQDIFHTERFRVYAGTDVIGMELGGALKNIVAIAAGICDGLGYGTNTRAALITRGLAEITRLGVAMGANPLTFSGLAGMGDLVLTCTGDLSRNRQVGLKLGQGKTLQQILAEMKMVAEGIKTTRSAMALAKKIGVEMPILEQVYAMIYEDKPCGEAVQSLLSRDQKEEIAEG; this comes from the coding sequence ATGACCCCTCCTGAAAACATAGCCGTAATCGGTGCCGGCAGTTGGGGCACTGCCCTGGCCAAGCTCCTTGGCGACAAGGGGTTCAGCGTGGATCTTTGGGCCCATCGTCCGGACCATGTGGCCGGGCTCCTGCGGGATCGGGAGAACACCGCCTACCTGCCCGGCTTTCCCCTGCCCGCAACGGTGCACCCCACCGCGGATCTACCCCAGGCTGTTTCCGGGAAAGCGGTGGTGGTCATGGTGGTTCCCTCCCATGTCTACCGGGAGGTGTTCACCCTCCTTGCCCCCCATCTGTCTTCCAATGCTGCGATCATCTCCGCCACCAAGGGGGTGGAGAACGAGACCCTGCTCACCATGAACCAGGTGATGGTGGAGGTCTTGGGTAAGGAAAACCCCGGCTTCAAGGGGCAGCTCGGGGTGCTGGCCGGTCCCAGCTTTGCCAAGGAGGTGGCCGCCGGTATCCCTACGGCAGTAACGGTCGCCGCCCCCACCATGGAGGGAGCCAAGTTTTTTCAGGATATCTTTCACACCGAGCGCTTCCGGGTCTATGCGGGCACCGATGTGATCGGCATGGAGCTGGGGGGGGCGCTGAAGAACATTGTCGCCATCGCCGCCGGCATCTGTGACGGTCTGGGCTACGGCACCAACACCCGCGCCGCCCTCATCACCCGGGGGCTGGCTGAGATCACCCGCCTCGGGGTGGCCATGGGCGCCAACCCCCTCACCTTTTCCGGCTTGGCGGGGATGGGCGATCTGGTCCTCACCTGCACCGGGGATCTGAGCCGCAATCGTCAGGTGGGCCTCAAACTTGGGCAGGGCAAGACCTTGCAGCAGATCCTTGCCGAGATGAAGATGGTTGCCGAGGGTATTAAAACCACCCGTTCCGCCATGGCCCTAGCGAAAAAGATCGGGGTTGAGATGCCCATTCTGGAGCAGGTCTATGCCATGATCTACGAGGACAAGCCCTGTGGTGAGGCGGTTCAATCCCTGCTGAGCCGGGATCAGAAAGAGGAAATTGCAGAGGGTTGA
- the gyrA gene encoding DNA gyrase subunit A, whose amino-acid sequence MAEETTQELPISSISIEKELKKSYLDYAMSVIIGRALPDVRDGLKPVHRRALFAMRELSNFHNRPHLKSARIVGDVIGKYHPHGDTAAYDTIVRMAQDFSMRYPLVDGQGNFGSVDGDSPAAMRYTEARMTKIDQEIIADLEKETVDFVPTYDNSHMEPVVFPSKIPNLLINGSSGIAVGMATNIPPHNLVEVMNGLIAMIDDPNITVNQLMDHITGPDLPTGAFICGRAGIREAYETGRGSILMRSKTEVEKNKNGRESIIITEIPYQQNKAFLIEKIVLLVKDKRIETIAEVRDESDRHGMRIVLDLKKDAIAEVVINQLYKLTPLQRSMGIILLSIVNNRPEILNLRQILEYFLLHRKTIVYRRTAYDLKKAEEKAHILEGLKIAITNLDEVVELIKQSANPQEARIGLIARFSLSEIQAQSILEMRLHRLTGLEREKIVSEYEELMRQITWFKQVLADQHLVMKIIRDEFTEIIEQYGDERRTEIIEAPDEILPEDMIMQEEMVVTVTHEGYIKRNPVDLYRSQRRGGKGVKGANTIEDDFVSNMYTASTHDTFLFFTSYGKVFWRKVYEIPQAGRIARGKAVVNLLELTEGEKVAAILPVSSFDIPEGQECHVMMITKKGIVKKTVLSEFRRPIRRGKIALTIREDDEILGAVLTNGTNDILVVTRKGMSVRFNEQNVRSMGRTATGVKGINLAEGDEVVSVDVVHEGSSVVVVTENGYGKRSEVDEYRLIKRGGKGVFAIKASERNGLVVGAMQVTDEDELMMITNGGKIIRISMRDLRVIGRNTQGVRLFKLDEGEKVMAVDRMAEIISEDEEGEDEEGGAEE is encoded by the coding sequence ATGGCGGAAGAAACGACCCAAGAATTGCCGATCTCCTCTATTTCCATCGAAAAGGAACTCAAAAAATCCTATCTCGATTACGCCATGAGCGTCATCATCGGCCGGGCCCTGCCGGATGTTCGGGATGGTCTCAAACCCGTGCATCGCCGCGCCCTCTTTGCCATGCGGGAACTGAGCAATTTCCACAACCGGCCCCATCTCAAGTCGGCCCGTATTGTCGGTGATGTTATCGGTAAGTACCATCCGCACGGCGATACCGCGGCCTACGACACCATCGTCCGCATGGCCCAGGATTTTTCCATGCGCTACCCGTTGGTCGACGGCCAGGGCAACTTTGGTTCGGTGGACGGTGATTCCCCTGCGGCCATGCGGTATACCGAAGCGCGGATGACCAAGATCGATCAGGAGATCATTGCCGATCTGGAAAAGGAGACGGTTGATTTTGTTCCCACCTACGACAACTCCCACATGGAGCCGGTGGTTTTCCCCTCCAAGATCCCCAATCTGTTGATCAACGGCTCCTCCGGTATTGCCGTGGGCATGGCCACCAATATTCCCCCCCATAATCTGGTGGAGGTGATGAACGGCCTCATCGCCATGATCGACGACCCGAACATCACGGTCAATCAGCTCATGGACCATATCACCGGTCCGGATCTCCCCACCGGCGCCTTTATCTGCGGCCGGGCCGGGATCCGCGAGGCGTATGAAACCGGGCGCGGCTCCATCCTCATGCGCTCCAAGACCGAGGTGGAGAAGAACAAGAACGGCCGGGAATCCATCATCATCACCGAGATTCCCTACCAGCAGAACAAGGCGTTCCTCATCGAGAAGATCGTCCTCCTGGTCAAGGATAAGCGGATCGAGACCATCGCCGAGGTGCGCGACGAGTCCGACCGCCACGGCATGCGCATCGTTCTGGATCTGAAAAAGGACGCCATCGCCGAGGTGGTGATCAACCAGTTGTACAAGCTGACCCCGCTCCAGCGGAGCATGGGCATCATCCTGCTCTCCATCGTCAACAACCGGCCCGAGATCTTGAATCTGCGGCAGATTTTGGAATATTTCCTCCTGCACCGCAAGACCATCGTCTACCGCCGCACCGCCTATGATCTCAAAAAGGCCGAGGAAAAGGCCCATATCCTGGAAGGGCTCAAGATCGCCATCACCAACCTCGACGAGGTGGTGGAGCTGATCAAACAGTCGGCTAACCCGCAGGAAGCGAGGATTGGGCTGATCGCCCGCTTCTCCCTCTCCGAGATCCAGGCCCAGTCTATTTTGGAGATGCGGTTGCACCGGCTCACCGGCTTGGAGCGGGAAAAGATCGTCAGCGAATACGAGGAGCTGATGCGGCAGATCACCTGGTTCAAGCAGGTGCTGGCTGACCAGCATCTGGTGATGAAGATCATCCGCGACGAGTTCACCGAGATCATCGAGCAGTACGGCGATGAGCGGCGCACCGAGATCATCGAGGCCCCGGACGAGATCCTCCCCGAAGACATGATCATGCAGGAAGAGATGGTGGTAACCGTAACGCACGAGGGGTACATCAAGCGCAACCCGGTGGACCTCTACCGCTCCCAGCGGCGCGGCGGCAAGGGGGTCAAGGGGGCCAACACCATCGAGGATGATTTCGTCTCCAACATGTACACGGCCTCCACCCACGATACCTTCCTCTTCTTCACCAGCTACGGCAAGGTCTTCTGGCGCAAGGTCTACGAGATCCCGCAGGCTGGCCGCATCGCCCGTGGCAAGGCAGTGGTCAATCTCCTGGAGCTCACCGAGGGCGAGAAGGTAGCGGCCATCCTGCCGGTATCAAGCTTTGATATCCCAGAGGGTCAGGAATGCCATGTGATGATGATCACCAAGAAGGGCATCGTCAAGAAAACCGTGCTCTCCGAGTTCCGCCGCCCCATCCGGCGCGGCAAGATCGCCCTCACCATCCGCGAGGACGACGAGATCTTGGGCGCGGTGCTGACCAACGGCACCAACGATATCCTGGTCGTAACGAGAAAGGGCATGTCGGTCCGCTTCAACGAGCAGAACGTCCGCAGCATGGGCCGCACGGCGACCGGGGTTAAGGGCATCAATCTGGCCGAGGGCGACGAGGTGGTCTCCGTGGATGTGGTGCACGAGGGCTCCTCGGTGGTGGTGGTCACGGAAAACGGCTACGGCAAGCGGAGCGAGGTCGATGAATACCGGCTGATCAAGCGCGGCGGCAAGGGCGTTTTCGCCATCAAGGCCAGCGAGCGCAACGGCCTGGTGGTCGGGGCCATGCAGGTGACCGACGAAGACGAGTTGATGATGATCACCAACGGCGGCAAGATCATCCGTATCTCCATGCGCGATCTGCGGGTCATCGGCCGTAACACCCAGGGTGTACGGCTCTTCAAGTTGGATGAGGGTGAGAAGGTCATGGCGGTTGATCGCATGGCTGAGATTATTTCCGAGGATGAGGAAGGCGAGGACGAAGAAGGCGGTGCTGAGGAGTAG